The window AACCAAGCTTTACTATGAAGACTTGTTGTCTGTTGCTCTTTACTCTTAGTTACAGCACTGAGCTAGCAAGTGTTTTACTGCAGCTGCTCTCTCCCTGCTGTGCACCCTCTTTAATGTTTAGGGACAGCAAAGGTCTATTTACCAGGACTTAACTCTTCATAGCCTTACAGTTAGCACCGAGTTACAGCAAGAAGTTGATTGGAATGTCTTGAAAGCTTCTCTGAGAACAAAATCTCTTATCATTCAGTCATTGCAGTACATTAATGTAACGTTGCTCATAGTAGCTACAGCTAATCTTATCTACAGTAATCTTTTGATTTACTgagtaattaattaatgactcaataaataaacagggAGGATCTGTTTTAACAATGAAGCCTCAACCTTTCAGGCAAGAATAACGTGGGTGCATCAAACAGTAAATCCACCTAGACTAACTTTATCTACCtcagacaattttttttatttattggggatatataatatataacttAATCTATcaatttctttacttttctaataTAGTATCACCTACTCCTTTGTAAACAAATGAGCAGGGTACAATCCAAACCATGGAACTGAACCCCCTTCTGTCTAACAAAGGCTCTGTTCTGCTTGCCTGCCAGACCCAAACCCACACAAAAGGCTCCTTCTGCCACCACTGCTATTGTTCCTGCCCGCTGCCTTTAGTGCCTCACACTGTCACAGTCTAGATGGTCTCAGCCACACACCCTGGCAACACATACATTCTTAGACACATTCAACAAGGATCCACACAGACAAGCTAGAACAGAGGGGGACTGAAAAACCTAATAGTGGACCTGTGTAGTTCAACAAGTAGAGTTAAGCACTAACAGTGAGTAAAGCACTGTTAGTGCTTTACTCTAGTAGCATTATGGGTTAATTAATGTTTAACTCAATAGGTAGAGCAAAACATTAACACTTCCAGATTTAGGAAATGGTTTCTCAAAAGAGTCACCCTTTAAAATATGCATGTGCCCTTGCTGCTAttaggcatttaaaaaaaaaacatttgctatGTAACACAGGTCAGATTTACTGTACTTACAGATTTACCTACTTACATTTATCTCCACTcagaaattaaatgataatgCTTAGAGTGGTGtgatatttattaaaacataaatgtatgtCAAAGGACAACAACTTAATCCCCCTACACAGGCCTATACACAAGCAtagacacacactaacacactgaCTTACCCACGCAGGTGCATGTGGGGAATTCTGCCTGTAGATCCTTGGAAGGAGTATCCAGCAAGCTCTTGGTAGGGCTGTCCAGGTAGCGCAGAGGAGACTCTAGGAAGCCtctgagagatggagaggagggcAAACTGTCCTTAGTGGGTGTGTCCTCCTCAGAATAGCATGTGGTGGAAAGTACAGCTACATCACCCGTGGCTTCGATCTTCATGCGTTTAGGCAGCGGGGAACATGGCATGCTGAACGTATCCTCTAACACACGGGGTTGTTGCTGCTTGTCCAGGATGGCCTCCTGAAGGAGAGAGACATTGGGAGGGCCTTTATGCTGCTCCTCCTTTGGGATTTCTGTGGATGCCTGGTACGAGGTTGTTTCAATTTGAGTCCCTGACTCATCTTTGTTAATTTCCATCTCCTGATCATCTGGATGAGTTGTGGAGCTGGCTTGAGTGGTGAGAATTAAGGGAGCAGACTGGGAGGTGGGTGTTGATGTGGGACTGAGGTCCTGAGGACTGGTCTGGGACTGATTCTTCAACTGAGGAGCCATAGCAGTCTCTTCCGTGGGCTGACTGACAGGTACATCTGCAACTGAGTCCCCAAATTCAGCCTCAAACTGGCGGATCAGTTCTTCGTACTTCGGGTCTATGTTGACAAGACTCGGTAATTGTGAGGTGCTGGATGGAGATGTGGAGGTCAGAGGTGCGGTGGTGCTGGTGTTACTGGAGGCCATGCTGCCCACTCCCTCTGGCTTAGCATGGGCTACAGTGGCCACAGGTGGGGGCAGAGGGCCCATGAGGGCTGGAGTGTTTTCTGACAAAGCAGAAACAGTGGAAGAGGGAGTCATTGAGGAATTGGAAATGGATACCTGAGATTGGGCTGGGGCAGGGAggcctgcagcagcagcctgagtgGAGTTACTGTGGTGGGGCGGAGGGGGAAGAGAACTTATTTGCAGACTGGTCAGGGCCGGGGCTCTGTCCATCATGAGGACTGATGGTTTTTGTATGGTGATCTGAGTTTGAGGCAGGAAGGTTGGCATGGAGGCTTTCTGCTTGGTCTTCTTGATGATTATCTGTTTGGGTTTGGGCAGGGGAGGGCCTGTAAGCATTTCACTCATGGGTTTTATGTTAGGAGATCCttggctttttttcttcttgggtTCCTTGGGCTCCTGTTTAATTAGATGTGACAAACCTTCTACCTCCATCTGTGGCCACCATTTTTTCAAGTTTTGGCAAGCCGTATGTGCACCTGGGCCTGGTGCTCCAAAGCCAGAGGAGTGGTTAGAGAAGAGGTTCCTCTTGTAGTGAAGGTGCTGTTGCAGAGCTGCCTGAGTGGAGTGGCTGATGGATGCTTGGCCAGGGGAAAGGGGAGTGCCAGGGTAGTGTTGACCCTGCTGCTGACCATTAGCCATGCCGTAATGTCCcatggaggcagtgtgatggtaGTGCTCACCAGAGTCTGACTCTCGCTTTATCCTGGCCAATGCTGGGTTGTCCTGGACCTGGATACCTCCATTCTGGTTCaagctgagctgctgtctgACTGGAAGCTTGAAAGGAGCATTGCTGAACTTGCCACTGGTGTCACCAAGCAGCTGCTTGAGCTCTGACATGGGATCTGAACTACTGTGAGGTGCAGCAGCATAGTGAGACTGGGGCTCAGACTTCATACACATCCATGGGTTCCTCTGTTCAGAGCCTCTGCCTGAGCCTTGCTGCCACTGCTGGGGATTAGGGCTGAAGCTTGGAGGTTTTCCCTGACCTGGAAAGGGAGAGGTAGAGGATGGGAGAGGGGCAGCATGGGGAGGCTGGCCCTGTGACTGGGGCCTGTGGTGCTCACAGGGCACTGGAGCCTGCTGGCTGGTGTGTAGTCCTGGAGGGACGGATTGAGAGCGTGAGGAGGATGAGTAGGTGCCAGGAGAGGACGGGATCAAGCTAGTGCCATTTGGGGGCTGAGATGGGAGGTTCTGGGTATGTTGGTGGTGATGGAGGTTACTATTATAGGGGGGTTGACCTGGAGAGCCAGCAGCTTGCGGACCAGTACCAGATAATTGGGTCAGGGCTTCTATGGCAATGGCTGTCTGAAGACTGATGTTCTTTTCCTTGGCTATGGAGAGCACCTGGGGAGAGCAGGGAATTGGGGGTTTCAGGCAGGGCACTTGGTCTGGGCGAGGGCCTCGAGTTCCTTGTTGCTGCTGGGGGTATGAAGTAGACAGGCGGTGGCCACCATTCACCTGGGGATAGGACTGAGGGTGATGCTGCAAATGGGGTTGTTGTAGGTGAGGCTGTGAATGTGGGGGAGCATCAGCCATTTTGCAGGTACCTTGATCCTCACTGGTTGCCAACTTAATCTTCTTCTCCAGCCACTCAAGGTAGTCTGGACAGTCAGGCCCATCACAGTTGCAGTTAGGGGGTTTATGTCCATGTTTGGCTTGGCTCAGTGCTGTCTGTAGGGCGTTCAGGTCTTCTGGAGGTTGGCAGCTTCCCTCAGGAGCCCCCGCAGAGAGTCTGGCCTGAGCCCCCTTAGCACCCATATCCCGGGTGAAGTTCTCATACAGCTGGGCTGTGTTAGACTGCACAACGaggcaggaagaggaggaagaaggaggcaAGGAGCCAGCAATAGCAGAAAAAGCCACCAGATTGTGGGCATCTTCCATGTCTGCATGGTGGACAGGTTCACCAGGGGTTGTACTACTGCTGGGGTTCCAACATGGTTGGTGTTGTTGGGTGTCACTGACCTTGCCATGTCCTGGCACCCAGCACTGCCTTGGAGGCACgcttcctgctctctgctgctctgtttccATAGATGCCTCATCATCATTAGGGTAGCGACTCACCCCATTGGCCAGTTCCAGGCTCAGCGCGCCTTCCTGGAGGCGGTCATGTGACCCAATTTCCATCTGGCCTCCACTTCTGGGGCCATCCACTGAAGTGACTTTGCAAACAGTCTGAAAGACAAACATGGAGTGAGGTTAGGGGGGTTTAAGAAGTCAATTAATCCAGGtctaatataaaaaaaaacccattatacACTCTACATTGGGCATGATCATTGAATAATCACCCAGTGTTGCCTATGtgatttaatgaataaaatacaaaataaatgagtATTTTTCATCTGCATTCCAATAATTTGACAAAGAGATAAATAACAATCATCAAAGTACTATCACATTCCATTCCCCTTTTCCCAGCTCTTATCCAGGGTTTACCTCCCACCTCTAccacatacaaaacatacagtacagtgttgcAGGGTCAGGTCAGTAGGGCTAAGGAAAACTGAATTAACTATTGCTTCAGTGGAGTGATTTCACAACAGGCAACTGTTTTGTCAGGCAACTCACAGGTCATGTCATGTGACATAGTTTCACTGCTGTTTATAAATGGACACTCTGCTCCAGATCAGTTGGGCTATGCAAAACAGGCAGATGGAGTTAACACATGTCATCATAATGTTGGGAGACTCTGTGTGTGGCAGAGGTGGAGCATTAAATACACACTGAGGAGTGAAGAAAACTAAATACTTGGTCcaaactgtttattttcatcatttaaaatactaaataacTATGTTTTAACTACAGAAGAAGTATTAACTAATCCAAACATTTAGATATTTTAGAAAGGTtcaatagaaatagaaatatactGCATCTAATTACAGCATATGTTGCTTGTAATATAAAATGTGAATTGCTTTTGTGTCTCACCAACCATTGAGTTATTATGCTCcttatgttgttattgttgcaaTTGCtactgttttcactttgaaagAAAGCTTCTATTGAAAGATTTTTTCAATTGTTCATAATGGGCTTTCATGTTACATTCATGTTATTTGGAGCCAAAGTGTTCTCTTGAGTACTGAAAACAATTTCAGCAGCAAACTGCAGCTCAACTCAATGTCTGAGAGGTTACAGTGCAAAACCATTGAGTGCAAAACTCATGGAGACAACACCATAATGGCAGACTTAAAATGACCATATCATCTAGTACAGTATGTCTATTCACAGTATTATCTGTGAAGATAATCTGTAATAGACAACACTGCATCAAAGATACAAAGCCAACTGAACAAAGACAAGTGGTTGGAGAGAATTACTGACCAAGTATGGAGAAAATAATACTGAAAGAGTGAAGGAAAGTCTGGTTTGAACATGAATTGGTGTTTGAACAGTACAGTTGTCTAGTCAGGACACTGACATTAAGAGTTTAACTGTTTATTACAACAATATGCATTTCATTTGATGCTCTGGAGCAAACCCCCTCAGCAGAACCCGAGATACACAGCTTttgatgaacatgaacacatattTAATACACTCAAAATTAACTTACAACTAAATGCTAATATAGGAGTCGTCTAGGGACATAAAGGGAGTTCAAATGCTGAAAGCAGGCAGTGGTGTAGCAGTGAGGATGCAGAGTTTAGAGTTAGCGTATGAAAACAGGATGACTGACAAATGTCTACATGGACAGTCTGGTGTTAGAGATGTTGTAGATATATATGGTTCTAGGGTAAATGGAAAACTTCCGTGCCTGCCTAAGAAACCACAACTCTATTGAAGACCTTATGATAAGCAATCACGAGAAGTTGATGAAGTGATTAACAGTGAAGAAAATATTCAGGTGTGACTTGACTTACATTGCCTTTCATCAGCAGTCAAAATACCTCAACCTGACTGAACTTCTTtggaaatattttataaaaataaaagtataccATTACAAGGCACCAAATGGGTTGTTCTAAATGTGGAGATGATGTAGACTCTCAGGTTTTGCAGTTTTGTAAAACTGGTGACAGAAACAGTGCACGCTCAAATTAAAAGGCAAACAGTGGGCAGAGATATATTGACTTTTGTAAAATTTAAGATTTGACAGCATAGGACTCCAGCAATTGCAATGTGTCATTCATTTAGTTGGTTTTTCGATTCAAACAACTTTGCACAGATGATGTGTGATGAGCACAACAGACTCTGTGTGGGGTGTGACTCTAATTAACCTATTGTACATTAATGAAAACTTATTTAATAGACAGAAATACAATTACAAtaaacttttctttattttggcAAAGGATGAAGCAAAGAGGACTCAATCCTGGATCCtgttgtttatactgtatgtcccatgtactgtattgtataGAGGCCTCTTTCAATACAGGTTTTTTGGCTTAACACTTTTGTAAGGATCCTGGAGAACAAATCTTTGTCATTCCTATCGCTGATtttcaagacaaaatgtaagCAACAACTGACTGCTCTCAATATTTGAGATAGGCTCAACTTTCTGCTCTCCCTCTGACTTGAAAAGTGACAACGTAACTGCATCTGTAGTTTAGATGGGCTGTTTTCACAGATGCTCATTTTTTAAACTACTGTATTCCTTGCAGTCATTGCATCCCAGTATAAAATATAAGGAGACATAAAATTGTTTTATAAACATGCTGGCTAAAAGTCAGAAGTAAGTGAGGAATTGCTTCTTTTGTCTTAAAAACACTTCCTTATCAGTCATTTCCGTGGGTCTAAAGAGAGACATTTGGTAACACTAATCAGAAGCTGATCAGTGTAGCCACATATCTCACTTCCTCTCTAAGTCAAAATT is drawn from Thunnus albacares chromosome 2, fThuAlb1.1, whole genome shotgun sequence and contains these coding sequences:
- the tet3 gene encoding methylcytosine dioxygenase TET3 isoform X2, translated to MTVCKVTSVDGPRSGGQMEIGSHDRLQEGALSLELANGVSRYPNDDEASMETEQQRAGSVPPRQCWVPGHGKVSDTQQHQPCWNPSSSTTPGEPVHHADMEDAHNLVAFSAIAGSLPPSSSSSCLVVQSNTAQLYENFTRDMGAKGAQARLSAGAPEGSCQPPEDLNALQTALSQAKHGHKPPNCNCDGPDCPDYLEWLEKKIKLATSEDQGTCKMADAPPHSQPHLQQPHLQHHPQSYPQVNGGHRLSTSYPQQQQGTRGPRPDQVPCLKPPIPCSPQVLSIAKEKNISLQTAIAIEALTQLSGTGPQAAGSPGQPPYNSNLHHHQHTQNLPSQPPNGTSLIPSSPGTYSSSSRSQSVPPGLHTSQQAPVPCEHHRPQSQGQPPHAAPLPSSTSPFPGQGKPPSFSPNPQQWQQGSGRGSEQRNPWMCMKSEPQSHYAAAPHSSSDPMSELKQLLGDTSGKFSNAPFKLPVRQQLSLNQNGGIQVQDNPALARIKRESDSGEHYHHTASMGHYGMANGQQQGQHYPGTPLSPGQASISHSTQAALQQHLHYKRNLFSNHSSGFGAPGPGAHTACQNLKKWWPQMEVEGLSHLIKQEPKEPKKKKSQGSPNIKPMSEMLTGPPLPKPKQIIIKKTKQKASMPTFLPQTQITIQKPSVLMMDRAPALTSLQISSLPPPPHHSNSTQAAAAGLPAPAQSQVSISNSSMTPSSTVSALSENTPALMGPLPPPVATVAHAKPEGVGSMASSNTSTTAPLTSTSPSSTSQLPSLVNIDPKYEELIRQFEAEFGDSVADVPVSQPTEETAMAPQLKNQSQTSPQDLSPTSTPTSQSAPLILTTQASSTTHPDDQEMEINKDESGTQIETTSYQASTEIPKEEQHKGPPNVSLLQEAILDKQQQPRVLEDTFSMPCSPLPKRMKIEATGDVAVLSTTCYSEEDTPTKDSLPSSPSLRGFLESPLRYLDSPTKSLLDTPSKDLQAEFPTCTCVEQILEKDEGPYYNHLGSGPTVASIRNLMETRYGEKGDAIRIEKVVYTGKEGKSSRGCPIAKWVIRRGSETEKLLCLVRQRAGHHCANAVIIILIMAWEGVPRSLADRLYHELSDTLTKYGNPTSRRCGLNDDRTCACQGKDPDSCGASFSFGCSWSMYFNGCKYARSKTPRKFRLQGDRPEEEDKLRDHFQHLATEVAPLYKQLAPQAYSNQCQSESKAPECRLGLKEGRPFSGVTACMDFCAHAHKDQHNLYNGCTVVCTLTKEDNRVVGEIPDDEQLHVLPLYKVSLTDEFGSEEAQRLKMQTGAIQVLQAFRREVRKLPEPAKSCRQRRLEAKKAASEKKKSKLLQQTGGTPEKTLVKAEVCITGPPQHQGNKAIIKQEVKPNIKKEPFNGSIDGYPVQAADPFNNIYPHPAYYARGGLPPTGQPSAADPVNGYHHNLPTMHYGYYNYPPNALFPPKLRTYEGRNGSKAVQVDKKPDIQSLQSLQARLAQSYPGHPEQTNQTNHGTYTQPPNYNQSRPSSVSSETSNRGTPVIKQEPIDVPVYEGTVPSQAGANTPSSTPQPAAWPGHKLNGNIIPTSWDSHLNPKQNPEASSVNPDKQQFHQHPQQRQPSPYPQQWTSYPGSNTPMASPAPSPSLQVPLSPSPSPHLGTALPGNIHQGSPRPPTPRPSTPHPGTPQPGTSHSGSVTPQPGTPRHWASPAPSHQMNAWAMGPAAYSPGLKHSNPAGAYADKIWSKTGESRCSTPLGLQEKAWRSCGGSVAGSTLSPAPEGRLFPDALQQSDQACWDPSRAESDAESTRGREEDEDEVWSDSEHNFLDPNIGGVAVAPAHGSILIECARRELHATTPLKRPDRSHPTRISLVFYQHKNLNQPMHGLALWEAKMKLLAERALQRQQEAALLGLSQEDIKALSKKRKWGATVAGASPGPGQSKDKREGPVTRLAPTFHTTSMVTVSPYAFTRLTGPYSHYV